The sequence GCTAAATAGCGCCATGCCCGCCACCATCGCGGCGACGAAGATAACGCCTTTGTACATTCCAGCCCCCAGCAGCACCAAAGCAGGCCCTGGGCATATCCCCGCCAAGCCCCAGCCGATACCAAATAATAAGCTGCCGCCGATTAAACGCCGATCAAGGCGAGTGGAGCTTGGCAATTGGAGCGGTTTTCCCAGCAAGCTGGTTTTACGTCTTTTAGCCCAAGCAA comes from Yersinia canariae and encodes:
- a CDS encoding DUF6691 family protein, whose protein sequence is MNLLFSLLAGLIFGLGLIVAGMANPAKVLGFLDIGGQWDPSLALVMAAAVAVAMIGFAWAKRRKTSLLGKPLQLPSSTRLDRRLIGGSLLFGIGWGLAGICPGPALVLLGAGMYKGVIFVAAMVAGMALFSLIEHYRQSLKRKA